Proteins co-encoded in one Pan paniscus chromosome 23, NHGRI_mPanPan1-v2.0_pri, whole genome shotgun sequence genomic window:
- the TAB1 gene encoding TGF-beta-activated kinase 1 and MAP3K7-binding protein 1: MAAQRRSLLQSEQQPSWTDDLPLCHLSGVGSASNRSYSADGKGTESHPPEDSWLKFRSENNCFLYGVFNGYDGNRVTNFVAQRLSAELLLGQLNAEHAEADVRRVLLQAFDVVERSFLESIDDALAEKASLQSQLPEGVPQHQLPPQYQKILERLKTLEREISGGAMAVVAVLLNNKLYVANVGTNRALLCKSTVDGLQVTQLNVDHTTENEDELFRLSQLGLDAGKIKQVGIICGQESTRRIGDYKVKYGYTDIDLLSAAKSKPIIAEPEIHGAQPLDGVTGFLVLMSEGLYKALEAAHGPGQANQEIAAMIDTEFAKQTSLDAVAQAVVDRVKRIHSDTFASGGERARFCPRHEDMTLLVRNFGYPLGEMSQPTPSPAPAAGGRVYPVSVPYSSAQSTSKTSVTLSLVMPSQGQMVNGAHSASTLDEATPTLTNQSPTLTLQSTNTHTQSSSSSSDGGLFRSRPAHSLPPGEDGRVEPYVDFAEFYRLWSVDHGEQSVVTAP; this comes from the exons GAGCAGCAGCCAAGCTGGACAGATGACCTGCCTCTCTGCCACCTCTCTGGGGTTGGCTCAGCCTCCAACCGCAGCTACTCTGCTGATGGCAAGGGCACTGAGAGCCACCCGCCAGAGGACAGCTGGCTCAAGTTCAG GAGTGAGAACAACTGCTTCCTGTATGGGGTCTTCAACGGCTATGATGGCAACCGAGTGACCAACTTCGTGGCCCAGCGGCTATCCGCAGAGCTCCTGCTGGGCCAGCTGAATGCCGAGCACGCCGAGGCCGACGTGCGGCGTGTGCTGCTGCAG GCCTTCGATGTGGTGGAGAGGAGCTTCCTGGAGTCCATTGACGACGCCTTGGCTGAGAAGGCAAGCCTCCAGTCGCAATTGCCAGAG GGAGTCCCTCAGCACCAGCTGCCTCCTCAGTATCAGAAGATCCTTGAGAGACTCAAGACGTTGGAGAGGGAAATTTCGGGAGGGGCCATGGCCGTTGTGGCGGTCCTTCTCAACAACAAGCTCTACGTCGCCAATGTCG GTACAAACCGTGCACTTTTATGCAAATCGACAGTGGATGGGTTGCAGGTGACACAGCTGAACGTGGACCACACCACAGAGAACGAGGATGAGCTCTTCCGTCTTTCGCAGCTGG GCTTGGATGCTGGAAAGATCAAGCAGGTGGGGATCATCTGTGGGCAGGAGAGCACCCGGCGGATCGGGGATTACAAGGTTAAATATGGCTACACGGACATTGACCTTCTCAG CGCTGCCAAGTCCAAACCAATCATCGCAGAGCCAGAAATCCATGGGGCACAGCCGCTGGATGGGGTGACGGGCTTCTTGGTGCTGATGTCGGAGGGGTTGTACAAGGCCCTAGAGGCAGCCCATGGGCCTGGGCAGGCCAACCAG GAGATTGCTGCGATGATTGACACTGAGTTTGCCAAGCAGACCTCCCTGGACGCAGTGGCCCAGGCCGTCGTGGACCGGGTGAAGCGCATCCACAGCGACACCTTCGCCAGCGGTGGGGAGCGTGCCAGGTTCTGCCCCCGGCACGAGGACATGACCCTGCTAGTGAGGAACTTTGGCTACCCGCTGGGCGAAATGAGCCAGCCCACACCGAGCCCAGCCCCAG CTGCAGGAGGACGAGTGTACCCTGTGTCTGTGCCATACTCCAGCGCCCAGAGCACCAGCAAGACCAGCGTGACCCTCTCCCTTGTCATGCCCTCCCAGGGCCAGATGGTCAACGGGGCTCACAGTGCTTCCACCCTGGATGaagccacccccaccctcaccaa CCAAAGCCCGACCTTAACCCTGCAGTCCACCAACACGCACACGCAGAGCAGCAGCTCCAGCTCTGACGGAGGCCTCTTCCGCTCCCGGCCCGCCCACTCGCTCCCGCCTGGCGAGGACGGTCGTGTTGAGCCCTACGTGGACTTTGCTGAGTTTTACCGCCTCTGGAGCGTGGACCATGGTGAGCAGAGCGTGGTGACAGCACCGTAG